In the genome of Gammaproteobacteria bacterium, the window GATGACGTTCCTGCTGGCGGGTTGCAAGTACGACTTCACCCGCCTCGGCGAGGACCTGGGAACGGCCAAGACGGCCTTGTTCGGCGTATCCAGTGAAGAAGAGCAGGAAATTGGCCATGAGGCCGCTGCGACGCTGCTGGGCGCTTCGCCGCTGCTGGCCCACGAGCCTACCCAGCGTTACGTCAACCGCGTTGGCCAGTGGGTGGCCTTGCAGAGCGCCCGCCCGGACCTGTCGTGGCGCTTTGCCGTGATCGACAATCCCAATATCAATGCCTTTGCGGCACCGGATGGCTACGTGTTCGTCACCACCGGTTTGCTGCAGCAGATCCATAGTGAATCGGAGCTGGCTGGCGTGCTGGGGCATGAGATTGCCCATGTGGTTGAAAAGCACCACCTCGAAGCGCTGGAGTCCGGTGCACGCCTCAGCCTGGCAGGTCGCGTGGCGGAAGAAACACTGCGCGACCGGGGCAAGGATGTCGGCAAGTACGCCTGGGTGATCGAGGGCACCAAGAAGCTCTACACCCAGGGCCTTGGCCGGGATGACGAGCTGTCGGCAGACCGCCTGGGCGTCGTGCTGGCCGCGCGGGCCGGTTACGAGCCCTATGGCCTGGTGGCCGTGCTGCAGCGGCTGGATGCCCTGGCCGGCAAGTCGAGCGAACTGGCTTTGCTGTTCAAGACCCACCCGGCGCCGTCGGACAGGCTGGAACACATCCTTGGCAGGATTCCGAGCAGCTGGACGAGGCTGGAAGGCAATCCGGACGGCGAGGACCGGTTCCGATCGGCCATGCTCGCCTGGGTCCAGGCGGGTGGTTGAGACCATCCATCCGAGCAGGCTCGGGTAAGGAAAAAGCCCCGCCTGGCGGGGCTTTTTCCTGTCCGGCATTGCTGCCCTGGTCAGGTCTCGACGCCCTCCAGTTCGTCGAGAAACGCCACTGCACGGCGCAGGTGCGGAATGACGATGCTGCCGCCAACCACCAGGCCGATGCTCATGGTCTCCATGATTTCCTTGCGCTGGGCGCCCACTGAGAGCGACTGGCTGATGTGATAGGAGACGCAGTCATCACACCGCAGCACCAGCGAGGCCACCAGGCCCATCAGCTCCTTGGTCTTGGTATCCAGTTCGCCTTCCTCACGGTAGGTGAGGTTGTCCAGCGAGAACATGCGCTTGATCACCCGGTTGTCCTCGGCCAGGATCCGGTCGTTCATTTTCTGCCTGAATTCGGCAAAGGCCTTTGCCTTGCCACCGGTGGATGCATCGCTCATGGGTCTCTCCTGACTGAAAAATGGCTGGCCGCCAGCTTACGGCAATTCGAACTGCGCAAGAATGTCCGGAAGCTTATTAGTTTCACTTGCCAACAACGGCGCTTTTCGCCGAATTTCTGGTCATTTCACGCCCAGAAAATAGTCCGAAATTAAAGTGTTGCGCTGCGCAAAGCGGTCCGGTAGGTTCGACCAAGTTTTGCGCGCAAGGCGCATTGCCAAAAAAACAACAAGGCCATTGAAGGCCAACAGAAAAATAACAAGGCCCATGACGGCCACTCATAAAAAACAAAAAGGCCCGGGAAGGCCACACAACACAATCCAAGCAAATATCACAAATGGGGGGACCATTCTTGTGAGCATTATTAAACGTTTGACCGTATTGTCGTGCGGTCTGTTAGTCGCACTCGGCCTGAGTGCTACCGCTGCGGCGGGTAACGACAAGGTTCGCGTGTACGTTGGTTTCAAGGCGGGCAACCAGGCCGCCGTTCAGCAGTCCCTGCGGGGCGCTGGCGCCGAAACCCACTACAACTTCGAAAAGCTCGGTGTTATGGCGGTTTCGGTACCCGCTCAGGCGCTGGAGGGCCTGAAGCGCAATCCGAACGTCACCTACGTTGAAGAAGATCCGAAGCGTTTCCTGATGTCCCAGGCGCAGCCTTACGGCATCGCCATGGTCCAGGCTGACGATCTCTCTCTCCAGCCGGCATCGGCCAACCGCACTGTCTGCATCATCGACTCGGGTTACGACCTGGCGCATGAAGATCTGCCGCAGAACAATGTGAATGGCACCAACGATTCCGGTTCCGGCAACTGGTACGAAGACACCAACAGCCATGGCACGCACGTTGCCGGCACGATCGCTGCCGTCGACAACGCCCTGGGTGTGGTCGGTGTGTTCCGCAACGAGAACGTCAACCTGCACATCATCAAGGTGTTCGATGCCAACGGCTGGGCCTACTCGTCCTCGCTGGTCGACGCTGCGATGCGCTGTGAAGATGCTGGCGCGAACGTGATCAGCATGTCGCTGGGTGGCAGCTTCTCGTCCAACTCGGAAGACAGCTACTTTGCCGGTGCCAACAGCCGTGGTGTGCTCTCGATTGCGGCCGCCGGTAACGATGGCAACACCCGCAAGAGCTATCCGGCTTCCTACAGCAGCGTCATGTCCGTCGCTGCCGTGGATTCCAACAAGCAGATTGCTTCCTTCTCGCAGCAGAACAGCGAAGTCGAAATCTCCGGTCCGGGCGTGGGCGTGCAGTCCACCGTGCCGATGGGTTACGGCTCCGATGCTTCTGTCACCGTGGGTGGCAGCAACTTCAGCGGTCTTGGCATGGAAGGCACGCCGGACGGCAATGCAACCGGTCCGCTGGTTGATTGCGGTGTCGGCACTGCGTCCTGCCCGGGTGGCGGCGGCCAGGTCTGCCTGATCTCGCGTGGCGAAATCAGCTTTGCCGACAAGGTGCTGGCTTGCGAAGCTGGCGGTGGTGTTGCTGCGGTGATCTACAACAACGAGCCGGGCTCCCTGTCCGGTACGCTGGGTGGTACCGCAACCTCGATTCCGTCGATCGGCGTGTCCGACACCGACGGCGCGACGCTGCAGGGTCTGACGGGCAACAGCGCGACGGTGAACGTTGGTGCAGGCAACTATGCCTACTTCGACGGCACCTCGATGGCTACCCCGCACGTTTCCGCAGTTGCTGCACTGATCTGGTCGAACCACACCAGCTGCACCAACCAGGACGTGCGTGATGCCATGAACGCCACGGCCGAGGACCTCGGTTCGAACGGTCGTGACAACGCGTTTGGCTTCGGTCTGGTCAAGGCACGTGCTGCCACCGACTACCTGGCAAGCCAGAGCTGTGGCGGCGGCAATCCGCCGGCCAATGTCGCTCCGACTGCCTCGTTCACCGACAACTGCACGGACCTGTCCTGCAGCTTCGACGGTTCGGCTTCCAGCGACAGCGACGGCTCGATTGTCAGCTATGCCTGGGACTTCGGTGACGGTGCGACCGCATCCGGTGCAACCGCCAGCCACAGCTATGCGGCTGACGGTGACTACACGGTCTCCCTGACCGTGACCGACGATGACGGCGCGACCGATACCACCTCGACGACGGTTTCCGTCAGCGCTGGTGGCACCGATCCGGGCGGCGACCTGACGCTGAACGCCATCGGTTACAAGGTGAAGGGTGTGCATCACGCCGACCTGAGCTGGAGCGGTGCAACGTCGACCAATGTCGACATCTACCGCAACGGTTCGCTGGTGGCCACCACGGCCAACGACGGTGCATTCACCGACTTCATCGGTAACAAGGGCAATGCCATGTACACCTACCAGGTGTGCGAAGCTGGCACCAGCACTTGCTCCGGTAGCGTGACCGTCAACCCGTAAGGGAAGGCGTCATGCAAGACTTTGAGGGGGCCTTCGGGCCCCCTTTCTTTTGGCGAGTGACCAACAAAAAACCCGGCGCGTGGCCGGGTTTTCAGTGTGTTGCAGGCGCCTTCAGAGGATGGTGCGTCCCAGCGCGGACTGGATCAGCCAGACGGCAAACTTGGCGGTCTTGTTCTCGGTGTCGAGCGTCGGGTTCAGTTCCACCATTTCCATGCTCAAGAGCTTGCCGCTCTTTGCCAGGGTCTCGCAGATCAGGTGCGATTCACGGAAATTCAGACCACCTGGAACGACGGTGCCGGTACCCGGTGCCACCGACGGGTCGGAGCCGTCCAGGTCGTAGGACAGGTGGATGCCGCCCGAGGCACGAGACACGATTTCCATCGCTTCCTTGAGGCATACATTCATGCCGCGTTCGTCGATCTCGCTCATGGAGTAGGCGCGTACGCCGATCTTGTCGACCATGTCGCGCTCGATCTTGTCGATGTCGCGCACGCCGAACAGGACCACGTTCTCCGGCTTGATCATCGGTGCCTCGCCGGCCAGGCCGGTCAGCTCGTCGCGGCCATGACCGAGCGCTGCGGCCAGCGGCATGCCATGGATGTTGCCCGAGGGGCTGGTATCGGGCGTGTTCATGTCGGCATGGGCGTCGACCCAGAAAACGCCAAGATCCTTGTTCTTCTTCCTGAGGTGGCGGCTCAGGCCGGCAATGGTGCCCATGGCCTGCGAGTGGTCGCCGCCGAGCACCAGCGGGAAGCAGCCACTCTCGAGATCGGCTTCCACGCTGTCGGCGAGGTCCGCGCAGACCTCCTGGATGATGGGCAGGAAGCGCGCAGACGGGTCGCCGATGTCCTTCGCTTCCATGGCGACCTGGCCCACGCTGGAGTGGCCGACCACTTCATGGCCGATCTTCTGCAAGGCGGGCACGAGACCGGCGACATGCATGGCCGACGGGCCCATGTCCGTGCCGCGGCGACCGGCGCCAAGATCAAGGTGAACATTGGTGATGCTGATTTTCATGATGATTACCTGGTGCTTGTCTGGCGTTGCGCTGCAACGTGGCGAATCAGGGGCGCGATTCTAACGTTTTCCGGCATTTTCTTCGACATTGGCCGGAATCCCCATCAATAAAGCCGTTCCCGGGAACCTTGGCAGCCCTGGGTCGTCAAACCCATGCAAACCGCAGCCCGCTTTGTTGCATCAAAGCAGGCAAGACCAGATTCCGGGGAGTCCATTGAAAACGTACAGCCTGATAGTACTGGGCCTGGTGTTGTCCATTTCCACCAGCCACGCCGCCGACCGTTCGCTCGAGGAACGGCAAGTTCCCATTGATGTGCCTGCAGTTTCTGGCGATGTGGAGGTCGATGCCTATCTCGATGAGGCTGTCTGGCAGGATGCACTTCGCCTGACCATTGACTGGGAGACCTGGCCTGCGGAAAACATCCCGGCCCGGGCCGAAACCGAGGCGTTCATCGCTTTCAATGGTGAAACCTTGTTCATCGCGTTCATTGCGCATGATCCGGCCCCCGAGTTGATCCGGGCGCATTACAGTGACCGCGATGCCATGTTCCAGGACGATTTCGTTGGTGTCGTCATGGACACCTTCAATGACGAGCGGCGTGGCTTCGAGTTCTTCGTCAATCCGCTCGGTGTGCAGGGTGACCTCTTCAAGGATGATATCCAGGGCGGCGAAGACGCTTCCTACGACACCATCTGGGAAAGCGCTGGTCGGCTGACCGAGACCGGTTATGTCGTCGAAATGGCATTGCCGATGCGCTCGCTGCGCTTTGCAGCCAGCGAGGAGCCGCAAATCTGGGGAATCGATTTCATTCGCATCTATCCACGCGAGGAGCGCCACCAGTTCCGGATGTATCGGGCCGATCGAAACCTGTCCTGCACCCTTTGCGAATACCAGAAGTTCCGTGGTTTCGCGGGTGCGGATCCCGGCAACAACCTCCAGCTGGTGCCTACGGTCACTGGCATCCAGACCAATGCCCGGCCTGATTACGGCCTGCCGATGGAAAATGGTGACTTCGAGGTCGAGCCCTCGCTGGACCTGGAGTGGGGCATCACGCCGAATGTGATCCTCAACGGCACGCTGAATCCCGATTTCTCCCAGGTCGAGGCAGATGTGGCACAGCTGGACGTGAACAACCAGTTCAGCTTGTTCTTTCCCGAGCGCCGTCCGTTCTTCCTCGAAGGCCGTGACCTTTTCCAGGACCCTTTCAACATCGTCTATACGCGCAACATTGCCGATCCCGAGTACGGTGCAAAGGTCACCGGCAAGGAGGGCAGCCATGCCTTCGGCGCTTTCTTCGCCAATGATGAACAGACCAGTGTCCTTTTTCCGGGCAGCCAGGGGAACGATTTCGGTTCCTTCGACTTCAAGACCGAAAACGCCGCGATGCGCTATCGCTACGACATCGGCGGCAATTCCACGGTCGGCATCATTGCCACCGACCGCAGTGGCGATGACTACTCGAATTCGGTGATTGGCGTCGACACCAAGTACCGCTTTACCGATTCCGATTCGATCACTGCCGAGGTCCTGACCTCGGAAACCGAATACGACGCCGAGATGGTGGCCGCCAATGGCGTGCGTGCCGACCCGTTCGAGGGTTCTGCCAGCTACGTCGGCTACAACCGGAATCGACGCGAGTACAACATCTACGCCGAGCACCAGCAGGTCGACGAGGACTTCCGTGCCGATCTCGGTTTCCTGCCGCAGGTCGGCTTTGACAAGAGCATCCTGGGTGGCGGGTACAACTGGTTCGGCAACGGTGACGACTGGTACCGGCGCATTCGCCTGAATGGCGATGTCGATCGTACCGAGGAAGCTGTCAGCGGTATCGAGCTCGAGCAGGAAACAGAGGCCTACATCAGCGTGAATACGGTGGGTTGGCAGGGTTATGCCCAGTTTGGTGGCATCGATCGCACCCAGTACTGGGATGGCGTGGAATACGATCAGGACATCCTGGCCTTCTATGGCGAAATCAAGCCGAACAAGATGCTGTCAACGGGCATGTCGCTGCGCCATGGTGATGCCATCGACTACGCCAACTCGCGTGCCGGTCGTACGCTGACGGTCGATCCCTGGTTCATCTTCAGGCTCGGGCGGCATCTCAACCTGCGCTTCGACCCGACGTACCAGCGGATGAATGTCGACGGCGGGCGGCTGTTCTCGGCATGGATCCACGAGCTGCGTGCGACCTGGCAGTTCAACAACCGGATGTTCCTGCGAGTCATCACCCAGTATCGCGACCTGTATCGCAACCAGGACCTGTATCTCAGTGCGGTGAATCGCGACCAGACGAGCTGGTCCAACCAGGTGCTGTTTTCCTACAAGCTCAATCCGCGGACAGTATTCTTTGCCGGATACTCGGACGGGAAGTTCGCCTTCAACGACGGCCTGGTCGACAACCCCTTGCAGACCCAGGAGCAGACCCTGTTCTTCAAACTGAGTTATGCCTGGCAGCTTTGAGGCAGGCGGCCGTGCATGAAAAAGCCGGGCAGTGCCCGGCTTTTTTCGTAGCTGCCTACAGTTCGTCGTCCGGATCGGACTCTTCCTTGAATCCCTCGAGGCGCTTGTAAAGGATCAGCGAGTACAGGGTGGGCAGGACGCCGACCGCGACCGCGGCGCCGATCATGAACTGCATGGGTGCGCCCAGCGGCCCGCCGACGAGGATGGCGATGCCGGCGAGAACGAACACCCAGCCGCCGAAGCGATGTGTCCTGGCCCAGACTTCGTCGCTGGCCAGCGTCCAGGGCGTGCGGATGCCAATGAAAAAGTTCTTGCGCATCTTGCCGAAGAAATTTCCCAGCACGATGAACAGGATGCCGATGCCGATCATCACCACCCGGTCCATGGAGATGGCCATGCCGAGAGCGATCATGATCTGGGCAATGTAGACCGTCAGCAGGAAACCCAGCGTCAGCAGCAGCACGATGCCGACCACGTCCTTGAACTGGTCGAGGCGGAAACCGGCCGGTGACAGCCAGATGATCAGTTCGAACATGAGGATCATGCCAAGCATCATCATTGGCATGAATGCCGTGCCCCAGAAACGCGGCATGGTGTCATCGACTTCGCCGGCTGCATTCCAGTGGCTGGGGATTTCTGCCGGCAGGTTGCCGTAGTTGAACGCGCCGATGCCGATGGCAAGCAGCAGGAACAGGATGGAAACGATTCGGTAATTGCGTGGCATGGTCATTCTCCGGTCTTGCCGAACAGGCTGAACATCAGCGCAGCCACGTCCTCGAAGACGGTGGTGTTCAGGGAATAGAATATCTGCTGGCCGCGGCGCTCGGTACGTACCAGGTCGGCGGCTTTCAGCACGTTGAAATGATGCGACAGCGAGGCGCGGGTGATATCGAACTGTTCGGCGATGTCACCGGCGCTCATCGAGCCCTTTCTCAGCCTTTGCAGGATGTCTCGCCGGGTCGGATCGGCCAGCGCCTTGAAGACGTTCTGTTGTTCCATGGTTCGCTCCTTCAGGCCGTGGCCGCCTGCGACCTGCTCTTCAAGGCGGGCAGCAAGGCCAGGGCCAGCAGTGCAAAGGCGGACACGCCCACCAGGCTGACGGGCGTCGGACCAAACAGGCCCTGGGCGCGCGAGGGGTCGTTGATGAAGAGTACACCCAGGCCCGCCACCGCGTTGATGCTGCCGTGGGCCACCACGGCCGGCCAGATCGATCCTGCCCGCAAGGTCAGCCAGCCCATGTAAATGCTGAGGACAACGGTGAACAGCAGCATCGCCGCCATGCCGGTCCACGGCGCGCCAGGGTAGCCGAGGCCATAGTTGTAACCCAGTGCGATCACGGGAAAATGCCAGACTCCCCAGGCGATACCGGTCAGCAGCAGGGCGCGAACCGTGCCCAGTGGCAGGAGCTCTCGTTGCAGGTAGCCACGCCAGCCGAACTCCTCGCCAAAAGTGCCGACCACGTTCAGTAGCGGTCCGAGCATCACGGCCGCCAGCACCTGCAGGGTTGCCAGCTGGCTGGCGGGCAGGCCGGACTTGGCCGCCGCCCCGGCCAGCACCGGGAACTCAGCCGTGAACAGGGCCGGATTGAGCAGGAAGAAGAGGACGGCGCCGGCGGCGACCAGCAGCGGGGTCAGCAGCCAGGCGACTGCGGAGTACCCCAGGGTCGCCTTGCCCCGGCCGTCAGCCGGGCGCAGCCCCAGCTGGCCGAAACCCTGGCCGGTAAAGCGACGGGCGGCCAGGTTGGCCACGGTGGGCCCCCACATGGCCAGCACGAGGCCGACGGTCATCGCGACGCCGGGTCTGAAGAGGTCACTGGCCCACAGCCAGGCAACGATGCTCCAGGAAAAGCTGCAGGCCACCAGCAGGAAAATGGCAATACGGCGAGTATGGATGTGATTCATGACGGTTCTCCCTTAGATGTTTAGAAGTTTATCTAAATATCGAATGCTGTCAATAGCGAGGCGGTAATTTCCTGGCGAGCGCTGCTAAACTGCGGCCTGGCCTAAGGACCGGATCCCATGCCCATACTGCAAGTTGCCATCGGCGCCCTGATGATTTCCCTGGCGGGCGTATTCGTGAAGATCGTCACCGTCGACCCGACCGCTGCAGCCTTCTACCGCATGCTGTTCGGTGGCCTGGCGCTGGCAGCCATCACCCGGTTGCGGGGCGAGTCCCTGTGGTTTGGCTGGAAGACCATGTGGCCGGCCGTCCTGGCGGCTTTCTGGTTTGCCCTGGACCTGTTGTTCTGGCATCGCAGCATCCGCTTCGTGGGCCCGGGGCTCGCGACGCTGCTGGCCAATTTCCAGGTTTTCTTGCTGGCGCTGGCCGGCGTCTGGTTGTTCAAGGAAAAGCTTGGCTGGCGCATGCTGGTCAGCATCCCGCTGGCCTTTGTCGGCCTGGCCTTGCTGGTCCTGCCGGAGTGGAACAGCCTCGGCGAGCAGTACCAGTGGGGTGTGATTCTCGGCCTGATCACTGCCGTGTGCTATGCCGCCTATACCCTCACGCTGCGTGCCTCGCGGACCCAGGCCAATGTCACGGCGTCGAACTACGCCAACATGGCAGTGCTGTCGCTGAGCTGTGCCCTGATGCTGGTACCGATGACGCTGGGGATGGGCGAGTCGCTGGCACTGACGCGATGGGAGGACGCTGCCTGGCTGCTGCTGTACGGCCTGGCCGCGCAGATCTTCGGCTGGCAGCTGATTTCCCGTGGCCTGCCGAAGCTCGACGCATCGACCATCGGCCTGGTGTTGCTCTTGCAGCCAGTGGGTGCCTTCGTTTGGGATTTCCTGTGGTTCGAGCGGCAGTTGATGGTGGGGCAGTTTGTCGGCGCGGGGCTGGCGCTGGCGGCCATCTACCTCGGGTCGCTGCGTTCTCGCTAGCCCTGTTCTTCTCGGCCGGGAGTGCAGTCTCAGTCGACCAGTGTCAGCTGGCCGGCCAGGGTCTCGATTTCGATCCGCGTCGGATCTTCGGCAAACAGTTCGCCATCGGCATGAATCGGCAGCGGCTCCGTGGCCTCGATCAGCAGTTTCTTCGACCGGTGGGTGCTGACCAGCTCGTGTGCCGTGTGGGTGCCTTTCAATACGCTCGGCAGGAAACCGAGCATGCGCGTTCGTGACACGTCGCCGGCAATGATGATGTCGAGATAGCCATCATCGATACGGGCATCCGGAGCGACCCGGAAACTGCCGCCATAGACCTGTCCATTGGCGGCGGACAGCATTGTCACCCGTTGCACGAAGGTGTGGTCGTCCAGGGTGATACGCATCTCCGGGTTGCCATGGTGGAAGGCGATGGCACGAAACACCCCGGCAAAGTACACGCTCTTGCCGCGCAACCAGCGCGTCTGATTGGCGATCTTCGCGACCTTGGCATCGAAGCCCACACCGATGCCATTGGCAAAGTAGCTGTCATTGCAGCGACCCACGTCGACCTGGCGCGTCCGGCCTTCCTCCAGCGCCGCGAGGGTGTCCTGCCAGCTGTTGGCGCGCAGCATCTTGACGAAATCGTTGCCGGTACCGACTGGCATGATGGCCAGTGGCGTGTTGGTGCCGGCGCGCATGATGCCATTCACGGCTTCGTTGATGGAGCCATCGCCGCCGGCAATCGCCACGTAATCGAAGCCGCGTCTTGCGGCGTTCTCGGCCAGTTCGGCCGCGTGCCGCGGACCGTTGGTCAGGCGCGCTTCGCAATTGAAACCGGCATAGGTCAGGGCGCGCGCGATCTGTGGTCCGGCGGCCGCGCCTTCGCCGCGGCCGGCGTGCGGATTGATGATGAGTTCGATGTCTTTCACGGTGCCCCGTTCTTGCCTGTCTTCCTGCCAACCGCAGAAGCATACCGCAATCGTCGGAATTCGCACCCTTCCTGTGACTGCCGTCCTTGAGTCGCTGCCGGGGGTGGGTCATGATTTCCCGATTGCAGACAGCCAGCAGGAGCCCTTCATGTCACAGGCAACACGATCGTCATTCCGAGTCCAGGTACCGTTGATCCTGCTTGCGCTGTTGCTGGCCGGCTGTGCCAGCGAGCCACCGCGGGATCCGCTGGATATCGGCTTCGGCCCCCTGACCTCTGCGGAGCAGAAGTTTCTCGACGATGGTGCCTACAAGCGACCGCCCGTGATCAGCATCATCCGCAGCCTGCCCGAGTCCATGCAGCGCATTTCATCCGAACGCCTTGCCTGGAAGTCCGGGCCGCGTGGCTGGGCCGCGAGGATTCGCGTCACGTCCCCGGGCGCGTCTGCGCTGACCCTGGCGATCTGCGCCGAGACCACCGACGTCCCCGTTGCATTGAACTTCGAGCAGCTTGGCAGCGAGCCGATTGCTTCGCTCGCCGAGGTCGAGGAGAAATGCGCGGACGTGGGCCAGGCGTGGTTGCCGCGGGTCGATGGGAGCACCGCGACCCTGCGATTCAGTGCCGATTCGAAACTGCCACCGGCCGACTTCGATATCCGGCTGGTCGAAATCCGTCACCGCAACTGAGCTGCACCGGCCGCCTTACCTGAATGCAAGGTCTCGCAGGAACAGGGCGATCTGCGGGAAGGTGATGATCAGCCCGGTCGCCAGCACCAGGATCAGGAAAAACGGTGGCGTCCCCTTGATGACCTCTAGATAAGGCCGGCGGAAAATCGCGATGGCGGTGAAGATGTCGCAGCCGAACGGAGGCGTGGCCGAACCGATGGCGACCTGCAGGGTGATCAAGGTGCCGGCCAGTACGGGGTCGATGCCCGCCGCGTGGATCATCGGCGCGAAAATCGGTGTCAGGATCAGGATCACCACGATCGGGT includes:
- a CDS encoding M48 family metalloprotease — translated: MKTFNLLLVLSMTFLLAGCKYDFTRLGEDLGTAKTALFGVSSEEEQEIGHEAAATLLGASPLLAHEPTQRYVNRVGQWVALQSARPDLSWRFAVIDNPNINAFAAPDGYVFVTTGLLQQIHSESELAGVLGHEIAHVVEKHHLEALESGARLSLAGRVAEETLRDRGKDVGKYAWVIEGTKKLYTQGLGRDDELSADRLGVVLAARAGYEPYGLVAVLQRLDALAGKSSELALLFKTHPAPSDRLEHILGRIPSSWTRLEGNPDGEDRFRSAMLAWVQAGG
- a CDS encoding carboxymuconolactone decarboxylase family protein; the encoded protein is MSDASTGGKAKAFAEFRQKMNDRILAEDNRVIKRMFSLDNLTYREEGELDTKTKELMGLVASLVLRCDDCVSYHISQSLSVGAQRKEIMETMSIGLVVGGSIVIPHLRRAVAFLDELEGVET
- a CDS encoding S8 family serine peptidase, giving the protein MTVLSCGLLVALGLSATAAAGNDKVRVYVGFKAGNQAAVQQSLRGAGAETHYNFEKLGVMAVSVPAQALEGLKRNPNVTYVEEDPKRFLMSQAQPYGIAMVQADDLSLQPASANRTVCIIDSGYDLAHEDLPQNNVNGTNDSGSGNWYEDTNSHGTHVAGTIAAVDNALGVVGVFRNENVNLHIIKVFDANGWAYSSSLVDAAMRCEDAGANVISMSLGGSFSSNSEDSYFAGANSRGVLSIAAAGNDGNTRKSYPASYSSVMSVAAVDSNKQIASFSQQNSEVEISGPGVGVQSTVPMGYGSDASVTVGGSNFSGLGMEGTPDGNATGPLVDCGVGTASCPGGGGQVCLISRGEISFADKVLACEAGGGVAAVIYNNEPGSLSGTLGGTATSIPSIGVSDTDGATLQGLTGNSATVNVGAGNYAYFDGTSMATPHVSAVAALIWSNHTSCTNQDVRDAMNATAEDLGSNGRDNAFGFGLVKARAATDYLASQSCGGGNPPANVAPTASFTDNCTDLSCSFDGSASSDSDGSIVSYAWDFGDGATASGATASHSYAADGDYTVSLTVTDDDGATDTTSTTVSVSAGGTDPGGDLTLNAIGYKVKGVHHADLSWSGATSTNVDIYRNGSLVATTANDGAFTDFIGNKGNAMYTYQVCEAGTSTCSGSVTVNP
- the rocF gene encoding arginase, which gives rise to MKISITNVHLDLGAGRRGTDMGPSAMHVAGLVPALQKIGHEVVGHSSVGQVAMEAKDIGDPSARFLPIIQEVCADLADSVEADLESGCFPLVLGGDHSQAMGTIAGLSRHLRKKNKDLGVFWVDAHADMNTPDTSPSGNIHGMPLAAALGHGRDELTGLAGEAPMIKPENVVLFGVRDIDKIERDMVDKIGVRAYSMSEIDERGMNVCLKEAMEIVSRASGGIHLSYDLDGSDPSVAPGTGTVVPGGLNFRESHLICETLAKSGKLLSMEMVELNPTLDTENKTAKFAVWLIQSALGRTIL
- a CDS encoding DUF5916 domain-containing protein, whose translation is MKTYSLIVLGLVLSISTSHAADRSLEERQVPIDVPAVSGDVEVDAYLDEAVWQDALRLTIDWETWPAENIPARAETEAFIAFNGETLFIAFIAHDPAPELIRAHYSDRDAMFQDDFVGVVMDTFNDERRGFEFFVNPLGVQGDLFKDDIQGGEDASYDTIWESAGRLTETGYVVEMALPMRSLRFAASEEPQIWGIDFIRIYPREERHQFRMYRADRNLSCTLCEYQKFRGFAGADPGNNLQLVPTVTGIQTNARPDYGLPMENGDFEVEPSLDLEWGITPNVILNGTLNPDFSQVEADVAQLDVNNQFSLFFPERRPFFLEGRDLFQDPFNIVYTRNIADPEYGAKVTGKEGSHAFGAFFANDEQTSVLFPGSQGNDFGSFDFKTENAAMRYRYDIGGNSTVGIIATDRSGDDYSNSVIGVDTKYRFTDSDSITAEVLTSETEYDAEMVAANGVRADPFEGSASYVGYNRNRREYNIYAEHQQVDEDFRADLGFLPQVGFDKSILGGGYNWFGNGDDWYRRIRLNGDVDRTEEAVSGIELEQETEAYISVNTVGWQGYAQFGGIDRTQYWDGVEYDQDILAFYGEIKPNKMLSTGMSLRHGDAIDYANSRAGRTLTVDPWFIFRLGRHLNLRFDPTYQRMNVDGGRLFSAWIHELRATWQFNNRMFLRVITQYRDLYRNQDLYLSAVNRDQTSWSNQVLFSYKLNPRTVFFAGYSDGKFAFNDGLVDNPLQTQEQTLFFKLSYAWQL
- a CDS encoding SdpI family protein; the encoded protein is MPRNYRIVSILFLLLAIGIGAFNYGNLPAEIPSHWNAAGEVDDTMPRFWGTAFMPMMMLGMILMFELIIWLSPAGFRLDQFKDVVGIVLLLTLGFLLTVYIAQIMIALGMAISMDRVVMIGIGILFIVLGNFFGKMRKNFFIGIRTPWTLASDEVWARTHRFGGWVFVLAGIAILVGGPLGAPMQFMIGAAVAVGVLPTLYSLILYKRLEGFKEESDPDDEL
- a CDS encoding autorepressor SdpR family transcription factor, whose amino-acid sequence is MEQQNVFKALADPTRRDILQRLRKGSMSAGDIAEQFDITRASLSHHFNVLKAADLVRTERRGQQIFYSLNTTVFEDVAALMFSLFGKTGE
- a CDS encoding CPBP family intramembrane glutamic endopeptidase; its protein translation is MNHIHTRRIAIFLLVACSFSWSIVAWLWASDLFRPGVAMTVGLVLAMWGPTVANLAARRFTGQGFGQLGLRPADGRGKATLGYSAVAWLLTPLLVAAGAVLFFLLNPALFTAEFPVLAGAAAKSGLPASQLATLQVLAAVMLGPLLNVVGTFGEEFGWRGYLQRELLPLGTVRALLLTGIAWGVWHFPVIALGYNYGLGYPGAPWTGMAAMLLFTVVLSIYMGWLTLRAGSIWPAVVAHGSINAVAGLGVLFINDPSRAQGLFGPTPVSLVGVSAFALLALALLPALKSRSQAATA
- a CDS encoding DMT family transporter, with the translated sequence MPILQVAIGALMISLAGVFVKIVTVDPTAAAFYRMLFGGLALAAITRLRGESLWFGWKTMWPAVLAAFWFALDLLFWHRSIRFVGPGLATLLANFQVFLLALAGVWLFKEKLGWRMLVSIPLAFVGLALLVLPEWNSLGEQYQWGVILGLITAVCYAAYTLTLRASRTQANVTASNYANMAVLSLSCALMLVPMTLGMGESLALTRWEDAAWLLLYGLAAQIFGWQLISRGLPKLDASTIGLVLLLQPVGAFVWDFLWFERQLMVGQFVGAGLALAAIYLGSLRSR
- a CDS encoding diacylglycerol kinase family lipid kinase, with amino-acid sequence MKDIELIINPHAGRGEGAAAGPQIARALTYAGFNCEARLTNGPRHAAELAENAARRGFDYVAIAGGDGSINEAVNGIMRAGTNTPLAIMPVGTGNDFVKMLRANSWQDTLAALEEGRTRQVDVGRCNDSYFANGIGVGFDAKVAKIANQTRWLRGKSVYFAGVFRAIAFHHGNPEMRITLDDHTFVQRVTMLSAANGQVYGGSFRVAPDARIDDGYLDIIIAGDVSRTRMLGFLPSVLKGTHTAHELVSTHRSKKLLIEATEPLPIHADGELFAEDPTRIEIETLAGQLTLVD